ACCATTTTCTGTTTGAGAAAGTAAATTCCAACTTATTACGATAGAAATAAATCTTTTTCGAAGGGAGGATAGGGAAGTGTTCAGGAAATTCAAAGTTACCCAAATGTTGAAAATTTTCTAATATCTGGTTTTGTTTTACTTCTAGTTGTTTTTTATAGTCTATCATTTGCCATTTGCATCCTCCGCATTGTCCAAAATACTCACATTCAGGCTCTATACGTAAATCCGATTTTTTGTGGAACTTAATAACTTTTCCTTCAGAAAAAGAGGTGCGTGAGCGAGTAAGTTGAATGTCGACGACATCACCGGGGACGGCTAAGGGTATAAATACAATTTTATCATCTACACGTGCTAATGATTTTCCTTCGGCAGCAAAAGCTGTTATTTCAACGTTCTCTAGGATTGGTAAAACACGGTTCTTTCTATATCTTCTTCCCATTATAATAATTTGCTAATTTGATGATGAGTTGCTCTTCACTCTTCACTCTTCACTCTATTATACATATTCTTTTGCAATAGTTTCTCCACGTATAACACGCAAGCCGTTAAATGCTAAAGCACGCATTTCATCTTCTCCCGGATAAATATGAACAGGAGCCATTTTATGTACGCGCTGTGAAATTTCGTTAACAAACCATTTGCTGTGTGCCACACCACCGGTAATTAGAATACCATCGACATCACCACATAAAACAGCATACATTGCTCCAATTTCTTTAGCCACTTGATAAGCCATAGCTGCAAATATTTTCTTTGCTTCTTGGTCACCTTCTTGGGCTCGTTGTTCAACTTCGTAGGCACTGTTTGTTCCTAAATAAGCCATCAAACCTCCAGCTCCTTTATTCATTTTTAGAATTTCTGCTTCGGTATATTTTCCGCTAAAACATAGCCGAATTAAAGGACCTATAGGTAAAGTTCCGGTACGTTCTGGGGAAAATGGACCATCACCGTCAAGACCTTGATTTACATCAACTACTCGTCCTTTTTTATGAGCTCCAATAGTGACCCCACCACCTAAATGAACAACAATTAGATTGATATCATCGTATTTTTGCATCAAAGATCGAGCATGTTGTCGAGCTACAGCTTTTTGATTTAATGCATGAAAAATAGATGTACGTGGTAAAAGTGGATGACCGGAATAGCGGGCAATATCATCAAGTTCGTCTACAACAACCGGATTTGTAATATATGCTTTGGCATTAGGGATATTTTTAGCCATATCAGCAGCAATTAAACCACCTAAATTGCTAGCATGTTCAGCTCCCGATGGACTGTTTATAAGGTCTTTTATCATAGCCTTATTTACAAGATAAACGCCGGATTCTATAGGTTTTACCAGACCCCCTCTTCCTACAACGGCATGTACTAAATCCATTCTTATTTCAGCATCTTTTAAAACTTTACAGATTATGTTTTTTCTGAATTCGAACTGATCTGTAATTTTTTCAAAAGGTGCGAGTTCCTCAGGAGTATGCGTAATATTTTTAATCAAAACGGGAGTTTCGTTTTCGTATACAGCAATTTTGGTTGAGGTTGAACCAGGATTGATTGCAATTACACGTATTCCGTTGCTTAGTTTCATTTTTTTTATAATTATTTTGGATTAAGCCTGTAAAGCGGCTAATCCGATACTAATTAATTTGGTTTCTACACTATCTCCTCTTGAAGAAAGAACTGCAGGAACACGTGCTCCCAAAACCATTGCTCCCAAAATACCACCGGCTAATTTAGTATTTGTTTTATAAAAAATATTTCCAGCTTCAATATTGGGGAATACTAAACAATCGGCATCGCCGGCAACATTTCCGCTTAATTTTTTAATTTCTGCACTTTCTTTATCTATAGCTACATCTAAGGCCAAAGGGCCATCAATATAAGCGTTTGTAAACTGTCCTCTATCACTCATCTTAGATAAAACAGCAGCATCAATAGTTGCTTGCATCTTTAAAGAAATCTGTTCACTGGCTGTTATAATTGCCACTTTTGGTTTTTCAATTCCTAAGGAGTGTGCTGTTTTTATTAAGTAATTAGTAATGGCTATTTTTTCCGGCATTTCAGGTGAAGGAATTATAGCTACATCGCCAAAAATTAAAAGTTTATGATAAGCAGGACTTTCCATAACAGTAACATGACTAAGGATAGATTTTGGA
This Bacteroidales bacterium DNA region includes the following protein-coding sequences:
- the buk gene encoding butyrate kinase, which produces MKLSNGIRVIAINPGSTSTKIAVYENETPVLIKNITHTPEELAPFEKITDQFEFRKNIICKVLKDAEIRMDLVHAVVGRGGLVKPIESGVYLVNKAMIKDLINSPSGAEHASNLGGLIAADMAKNIPNAKAYITNPVVVDELDDIARYSGHPLLPRTSIFHALNQKAVARQHARSLMQKYDDINLIVVHLGGGVTIGAHKKGRVVDVNQGLDGDGPFSPERTGTLPIGPLIRLCFSGKYTEAEILKMNKGAGGLMAYLGTNSAYEVEQRAQEGDQEAKKIFAAMAYQVAKEIGAMYAVLCGDVDGILITGGVAHSKWFVNEISQRVHKMAPVHIYPGEDEMRALAFNGLRVIRGETIAKEYV
- a CDS encoding phosphate butyryltransferase; protein product: MAITKLSQLFSQLKSKSKKRLVAAYANDAHTIEAVNKAVEMDIIDATLVGDIETIKNVCAKENIDSSKFELVQEADPQKAAHKACMLINEGKGDFIMKGLVSTEQYMRALLNKETGLMIPKSILSHVTVMESPAYHKLLIFGDVAIIPSPEMPEKIAITNYLIKTAHSLGIEKPKVAIITASEQISLKMQATIDAAVLSKMSDRGQFTNAYIDGPLALDVAIDKESAEIKKLSGNVAGDADCLVFPNIEAGNIFYKTNTKLAGGILGAMVLGARVPAVLSSRGDSVETKLISIGLAALQA